In Lolium rigidum isolate FL_2022 chromosome 7, APGP_CSIRO_Lrig_0.1, whole genome shotgun sequence, the DNA window TAGATAAATAATATCCAAAAGATATGAATGCTATCTTTGTAGATACGGGTGACGTGGATTTCCACTTTTAAGAACAAAAAGGTGAAATACATTGTGGGGCAAGCATGCTAGCCTCACATGGAAATACTTACGCTCTATACTTTTATGTATTAATTGAGGAAAATAAATTAATGGTGGAGAAATTATTCTATCCGGAGCATTAATTGAGATAACACGAAAAGATAATGCTAtctttgtaaatatatactggtgACGTGGATTTCCACTTTTATGAGCAAAAAGGTGAAATAGATTGTGGGGCAAGCATGCTAGCCTCACATGGAAATGCTTAGCTCTGGGCTTTTATATGCAACTGAAAACCCGTGCTATCATCGGAATCGAGCCTCCAAAACGACCATGGCATCCGTCCAGAATGCCCCCGCCACCTTCGACTTCCTCGCGGTGAACTGCGTTCCGGAGTCGCACGTGTGGACGGAGCAGAAGGACTATCCTGTGGTGCCCGAGTCGGCAGGGCCCGATGCGGTGCCTGTGGTTGACATGGCCGACGCCACAGATGgtgccatcgccgccgtggcgcGGGCTGCAGAGGAGTGGGGTGGGTTCCTTCTCGTGGGACATGGCGTGCCGATCGAGCTCCTCGCACGCGTCGAGGAGCAGATCAAGCGCCTGTTCGCGCGCCCGGCTTCGGAGAAGGAGCGAGCCGCGCGTGGTGAAGGCTTCAAGAACGGCTACGGCGTGCCACCCTATGCGCTCTACTTCTCCAAGCTGATGTGGTCGGAGGGATACACTTTCTCGGCCGCTGACGTCCGCTCGGAGTTCCGACGGATCTGGCCCGACGGCGGTGACGACTACCTTGGCTTCTGGTAAGGATTAGTTGTCTATATCCATGCATATCCGTGAGTGCAGGTGCATTACTGATGACGTGATATATGCGCGTTGTGCCCAGCGATGTGATGGAAGAGTTCCACAAGGAGATGAGGGCCCTCGGTGTCAAGGTGCTGGACATGTTCTACAAGGCGTTAGGGCTTAGCGCTGACCAGATTGCCGGTGGCGAGGTGGAACGCCAGATCCGTGACACGCTGACGGCCACCATGCACCTGAACATGTTAGTGCCACAATACCTAGGCTTAATTAACAACCTTTATTTCAGGGACGCACAGGTAATAATGTCACTAACGCTGTGTTACTTGTAATATGTTGCAGGTACCCCAAGTGCCCAGAACCGGAGCGCGCGATCGGGCTCGCGGCGCACACAGATTCGGGCTTCTTCGCCTTCATCATGCAGAGCCTGGTGCCGGGGCTGCAGCTGCTCCGGCGTGGGCCTGAGCGGTGGGTCACCGTGCCTGCCCTGCCCGGGGCGCTCGCCGTCGTCATCGGCGATCTCTTCCATGTCCTCACCAACGGCCGCTTCCACAGCGTGCTTCACCGGGCCGTCGTAAACCAGGATCGCGAGCGCGTCTCAGTGCCTTACTTTCTAGGGCCACCGAAAGACATGAAGGTGTCTCCGCTCGACGCGGCGATTCTTCAGGGGAGCAAAGCTGTGTTCCCTACCGTGACATGGGCTGAGTACATGGTGGTAAGGGAGAAGACGTTCGGTAAGGACGCGTCGGCTCTTGCAATGCTGCGGGTGACCGGGGATGAAGAAGATGCAGAGCTTGCCCAAGACATGAATAATTGATCGtttcttttattgaaaaataAACAGAGACAGTGAACTGCTCCCTCCTCTATTTACTTCCTTATTATGAgaataagactagtcacaatgggaagtatcatacactagtatcatgcacatgatactagtttatgatactaacctcacaatgcatagtatcataacatagtatcatagtatcatcatatttaatgttttgtagaatctcaatgcaaatgtgtgttcATGATGTGTTtgtcattaaattttctagttttacgtgctatgatacggtatcatattatgataccactctcatctctcacctcattaattggtgtgccacgtcagatttttgccaacatggcatgcatgatactacttatgatactcccattgtggctagtctaagaTATAAACTGGTCATGCAGCAGAATTATGATCCCGATGTGTATGATTCTCGGCTACTGGCGCTTTTGTTACATTTATGAAAACATAACATGGACTTTGGCTTCTGGACTTTTGCACAACTATTGGATAGCTCAGATTGGGCACTCTAGTTTCTGAATCTACACAGCATGCCATCCGGATTAGGAAAACGGTGAGGTTCCCCGGACGATCGCGTCCTCGTTCCTCCGAATGCAGCACGCGACGCGTGTTCCTGCGGGCCCACATTATCTCTTCCATCACTCCGCTAACATATCGATTTCTCCAGAATCCTCCGTGCCCGATGTCGATTCCACGCGCAACCGCTGCTGGTATCAGCAGCTGCCGGTACCCGCAGACGCCGCGCAGGCCCACCGCTTTTGCCCGTGCACTCATGGAGGCGCGGCCGCTGCCGCTCGCTGTGCAGCCATGGGCGAGCTCGACCACGCCGCCGCTGCTCTCCACCGACCCGCTGTCGCGCTCAACAACTCCCTAGCACCCGCCGCTGTCACGCTCTAGGAGGATCCCGCCGCGCGCCGCTCTCTAGCACCCACTgcgagccggcggcggcgccaccgtattCCTCGCCGGCGCGCTGCGGCCGCTCTGTCCCCTCCCAGCCTCAACTTCGTCGCCGGAGTGTTGTCGTCCAATGGTGGCCGGAGTTGTGCTCGACCTTGCCGCTCCCAGGCCTCTGGCCAtcttattttctatttgtatGTGATAGCTGCATACACAGGCCAGGATGCTACCCTAGTTTGATGATACAATAacattttttttgctacattcatTTTCTAGTTGAGCTAATATAGTATAAATTGTTTTCTACCATGTCTTCGATGAAAATAAGTTGTTTGCTACATACCTATATTTTTCTTGCTATTTGATTATGTGTTTTTGCTATTCGCATAAAATTCATGGTACTAAGTTTTCGGCGAGAGGCTCCGACAAAGTCACTTTTGCTACTTTTGTTCTTGGTTTTTGCTATAATAGCATATGTTTTTTTGTTACAAATTCtttggcgaggtctccggcgagtcttcGACGAGGTCGGTTTTGCtacaatagaaaaaaaaaactgctacaatttttgtgtttttttgctacTTTAGCATATTGTTTTTGCTACCATGTCTCCAGTGAGATGTTTTTGCTACCATGTCGAGTTTCCGGGTGACATCTCCGGCGAGTATTTTTGCGAGGTCTCCGATGAGTTTGGTTTTTGCTACAATACCAGAATTGTTTTGCTACAATAGTACAACATGTTTGCTACATCATCTCCggtgaggtctccggcgagtctccgacgaGATCTGTGTGTATTTTGGGTGAACCTTTTTTTTGCTACAAACGAACCGTTTTTTTCTACTTTGGTACATTATAGTAGCAAAAGTGAGACTGAAGTATACTATGACACGTGTCACGATCTGAATGGTCCAAACGAGCTAATCCAACGGCTGTccaatcccccgggggacgctcatcgGTCcccttattattaggtataggtatAGATTAGGGCCGTGCTAGGCGGCGGGCGACCGATCCCACCCCTGGATCGGTTGCTTGGACCATCGTTCGTTCTTTGCATCGGATGCCCCAAAATCATGGTTTTGGATATGTCGCTTTCACCACAAACGTGTCAGATGTTTTTTGTCTGCTGGTTTGGTCAAGCGAGCTGTGTGTTGCAGCAATTGTTGTCTTTCATGCGTGTGTGTGATGCCAGTTAAGCTGGCTGCTAGCTGTTTGCATGCTTAGCGCGTGCATGGCAGTGCTCACATGGGTAATTGGGTAGGCTCCATCTTTGCTACATGCTTGCTACTACTCAGCTAGCTCCATACTTAATTACACATAAAAAGTGTTTAGAGTATATAACAAAAATAAGTAATCTAACAAAAAATAGTGTGTCTTACAACAATATTCAACACTGATTATCAATAAAAAAGCAACAGTTTTAGCACTAATAATtatctatgcaaaaaaaaaatatgtaCAACACATtaccaatatatttacaacaataattaacaacaaaatcaacaaaaATTAGGGTGTTTACCACAATAGTCAATTACGATTTTGACAAAAACAACAATTTCTATCCCGAAGCCaaaaatatctttacaacaaatcatCAACATATTTACAATAATAGTTAACAACAAaactaacaaaaaaaaattgggtgtttacaacaatagtcTACAAAAAATGTAACAGACAACACCAATTTCCACTAAAGCAATCCTCATGCCaaaatatctttacaacaaatcacaattatatttacaacaaaaattacCACTTAAACTAACATTTTTTTTGGGTGTCCATAAAAATAGTCAACTATGTTAAAAATTCCTGGGCTGAAAGTTTTCACAACATATCCGATAGTAATTTACAACAATGCGCAAGGGCAAGTTCAAAAATCTGAAAGAACGATTCCAAAAGAGGCTAAGTGATTGGGTGGAAAAGTACCCGTCAAGTGGCGGGAAGGAAGTGCTTATAAAGGCTATTCTGCAAGCCTTACCTGTCTATGCCATGAGTGTGTTTCAGTTCCCGGCGGGCCTCGTCGAAGAACTAAACCAAATGATTCGCGACTTCCACTGGGGTGATGAACATGACAGACGGCGTATGCACTGGCTATCCTGGGACAAATTAACACAGCCAAAGCTCTGTGGGGGAATGGGCTTCCGTGACTTCAGAGTTTACAACCAGGCTCTCTTGGCGCGACAGGCGTGGCGGTTGATTCAGTATCCAGATAGCCCATGTGCACGGCTACTGAAGGCGAAGTACTATCCAGTGGGGCACCTCCTTGACACTGCATTCATACAGGATGTGTCGGCGACATGGAAGGGTGTGATGCATGGCCTTGATCTCCTAAAGCGGGGAGCGATCTGGAGAATTGGCTCGGGCTCTATGGTGAAAATCTGGAGGGATAACTGGCTCCCACGTTCAGATAACCTCAAGCTGTCGGGAATGAAGGAGAGGTGTCGTCTCAAATGGGTAGCCCAGCTGATTGATCCAGTGACGAACACTTGGAATGAGGACCTCATTCGCCAATACTGCTTCCCTCACGACGCAGAAGCTATACTCTTGCTCAAGATACCGAGGAGGCAGTCAGAGGACTTTGTTGCTTGGCACCCAGAGCCATCCGGCGTCTTTACTGTCCGCAGCGCGTATCGACTTGGAATGCAGGCCAAAACCCAGGCATTGAGTCATGGGCAATCTAGCAACGAACCAGATGGTGAACGGAGTATCTGGAACCTGGTATGGAAAACTCCTGTGCCTCAGAAGATCAGGGTTTTTGCATGGCGCCTCGCTACTGACTCGTTGGATGTGACTGAAAGCTTGCACCGACGTATCCCGCGTATCTTGCCAATATGCTCCATCTGCGGATCCGAGAATGAGGATGCCCACCATTCTATGGTGCGGTGTACCTTGGCCCGAGCCCTCCGTGATGGCATGCGGAGCGTCTGGTTGTTGCCGTCCTAGGAGACCTTCCGATATACGGGACGCAATTggtttctccttcttcttgaCGGAGCTACAACAGCCATGCGTGTCAAGCTCTTGTTCCTGTTGTGGCGCACCTGGCATCACAGAAACAATGCGGTACATGGCGACGGCAAGGCTTCCATTGCAGCGTTTGTGCCATTCCTTTAGAGCTATGTGGATTCCCTCCAGCCAGGGACCTCAGCACCGGACCCTAAAGGCAAGTCAGCTATAGTGGTGAATAGGCCTGCACCTGTCATGGCAACTGAAGTGCCTTCGAAATGGCTAGCCCCTGGGCCTGGGTGGATCAAGGTTAATGTGGATGCCGGTTGGAACTCGCCTAATGTTCCTGGCGGAGCTGGGTTGGTGGTAAGAAACGATACAGGGCGAGTTCTGTTCTCTGCCTGGAAGACGCTGTCGCTGTGTGCTAGCGCGGAGGAGGCTGAAATTCTAGCTCTATTGGAAGGCATTAGATACTTAGCTGCAAATCCGCAATTCTCTGGAATTCTTGAAACGGACTGCGCCAGGATTGTTGCTGTTCTTTCCTCCCTGGACAGGGACCGTTCGTCGAACTGGAGCCTTTTCATGGAGGCACGAGCTATGCTTGCTTTGCTACCAGAAGTGAAGGTTTGCAAAGTGTCTAGGGTGAGCAATATAGTGGCGCACGATTTAGCGCAATTAGGCAAGAGTGAGTGTGGTGTGTTGCATGATAACGTCCCTCCCTGCGTGCTGGGTTCGTTCATGCGTGATTGTAAAACTTTGGTTGCCTAATGAATAAAGCTcacccagttcaaaaaaaaaaaaaacaatattccataactatatcccctaaataaATTAACTAATCAAAcattagtaatattcccatgcaaAATGGTGTCCATCACGACCATGTACTTTTCGACTCTGCTAGGCGACCACGAATACAGCTTGTCAGAGGGCCGGCGGCACTAACTCTCGCGACCTCCGTCCCATTCCCACTTGTCGGTCGTGTGTTTGCATCGAAGCACACACAAGACACCGGATTGTCAAAAGTCATAAAATCGAAAAAACTAATTATATTTTGCCACTAAAATTAATCACTGTTGTTTTTGTCGCTGCTTACTAAAATATCTGTTGATATACCTAGCTAGTGTCATAATCAGAGCCTCTCATTCCATATTTCTTTTGCAGGCCCTAGGCTAGGTCCTGGGCTAGCATGCAGCAAGTActgtagtaagagcatctccactcgtctccccgacgaggcccccgagcgacgtttttttcatccggacggcgtaaatcggcccagtcgcgcccccggttccttgtttttgtccggatttggcccttcatccatccggcgagcccacgccatccccggtcccccggggcgcgctcggggactccgaacgaaagattttggcgcgaaacgtcgtgtggatccgcgtagtcggcgacaggaaaaaCCAAATCCTgccgattttccctccaatttgcttgcatatccccattccctccaatttgcttgcatatccccattctctcccgccgaatttgtccattctcctcgtcttccagttccagttcccggcggcgtcttctcgtccaccaccgctctcctccttgtcttctcgtccaccacaatgccgccgaaggcgacgacgaggaagccgcgggcgaagaaggagcggccgccgggcatgacgaacgcagagtgggcggcggacgagaaacggcgcgaggtggaaacatgcggcagggcggagagggtgaaaaaagccgccgccaagagggcggcggcggcggcccaggacgaacaagcgaggaagatcagcatggccatgagcggcggcggcggcgccatgttcccggccaatggccggcgcaaggtacaagcagttccccgtcgtccttctccccttcgatgtactcgccgtcgccgcctgccatgttccaagagggcgcctacggccaaccgtccaggttcacgtcgtcgccgcccgagcttgacgtcggcagcggcggccagttcgagggcacctcgccggtcatgcgacgagggccgctcccgttcggtgcgatggcggcgccgaacgaagaggagatccacgagatgatcacctccggctccatggccgccgctgcgagcccggggttcttcatggccgccgccgcgagcccggggttcttcacgcaagaggaggcgagggcgacgacagctgtggcggcgcgcaacgagcatggggaggatgttgccgacggaagccaagccgtcgaagaagaagacgaagaagaagaagaagagccaactcaagccgccgccaacctgtcgaaggggaagaagaagaggaagaaggactcgccgcctgccgaaccgcgtatcaaatggacgccgaaggaagaggagtgcctcgccgaagcttggatgaccgtgtccacgaacggcataaacggggccaatcagtcgttcgacacatattggcttcgagtgaggcaggcgtacgaggaacgcaaactcgtcgatccctacttcaagaagacgaacatgaacgtgtaccggggagacaaggcaatggccacccattgggggatcatgcagacggcgtgcaacaaatggcacggcatacaggaggaggtcgaaaaacggccgatcagcggccacgacttggagcaaaaggtatgctccgtcgaccctgcatcaccgaggtacatcgtcgtgagctgacccgtatcgccgtactctttttccccagctgcgccgtgctttggacatgtacacggacgacaccggcatgcagttcaagttcctaaACGTCTACGCCTGcctcgagaactgcgagaagtggaaggaaacccgcacgaccctctcgaagagcaagaccgagcagtacaaccccgacgctccggcggctggcgcggcggaagggcgccctgaactcggccagaagaagctcaaagagctcaaaaagacggGCAATTCCGCCGACAGGATACAtgagtcgatcgacaagtgctgggccgacttgaggtcgcacgccgacgggaggaacgacaagttcgacggcaggtggcgggagatgctcgccaaccaaggcgtccggatcgccctgatgaagacgacggcggcggcgaagaagaggaacacggacttggcgttcccgatgggcggcggcaacatggaaccgatggacgaggagacgaggaattggtaccggggccaccgcaacgacatcctccgagccactccggccagtccttcgtcgtctccgccggctcctacctcggcttcctcaccgtctacctcgtcgactgccgctgcttcgacgtccactgccgctgcttcgtcgtcgaatgccgcagccgcttcggccacggcgtgtgaggaaactggtccgtcgg includes these proteins:
- the LOC124670865 gene encoding gibberellin 3-beta-dioxygenase 1-like, which codes for MASVQNAPATFDFLAVNCVPESHVWTEQKDYPVVPESAGPDAVPVVDMADATDGAIAAVARAAEEWGGFLLVGHGVPIELLARVEEQIKRLFARPASEKERAARGEGFKNGYGVPPYALYFSKLMWSEGYTFSAADVRSEFRRIWPDGGDDYLGFCDVMEEFHKEMRALGVKVLDMFYKALGLSADQIAGGEVERQIRDTLTATMHLNMYPKCPEPERAIGLAAHTDSGFFAFIMQSLVPGLQLLRRGPERWVTVPALPGALAVVIGDLFHVLTNGRFHSVLHRAVVNQDRERVSVPYFLGPPKDMKVSPLDAAILQGSKAVFPTVTWAEYMVVREKTFGKDASALAMLRVTGDEEDAELAQDMNN